A genomic segment from Corylus avellana chromosome ca5, CavTom2PMs-1.0 encodes:
- the LOC132182917 gene encoding uncharacterized protein LOC132182917 has translation MNITIAEEKREEKERLVVATTKVVEYLQPFMSKELLCKFPDNSAFDFDYTQSSIWSPLVTRAYSPMDLDLDFDFDFMTPRKLSFGMDFGKENKLKKVSSNIKKNICTTAFKVNLNLLKMKSKKKMKASEFSPTPIKNTCYPATTKAWAKMLKAASKHFKRKKKDSTAYVKRSIYLRGGKTFQDD, from the exons atgaatatcaccATCGCAGAAGAGAAAAGGGAAGAGAAGGAGAGGCTTGTCGTCGCCACTACCAAAGTGGTGGAGTACTTGCAGCCATTTATGTCGAAAGAGCTTCTCTGCAAGTTTCCAGACAACTCTGCCTTCGACTTCGATTACACGCAGAGTTCAATTTGGTCCCCTTTGGTCACTCGGGCTTACAGTCccatggatttggatttggattttgattttgatttcatGACACCAAGAAAGCTCTCATTTGGGATGGATTTCGGCAAAGAAAACAAGCTCAAGAAAGTCAGTTCCAACATTAAGAAGAATATCTGCACCACTGCCTTCAAAGTCAATCTAAATCTTTTGAAAATGAAgagcaagaagaaaatgaaggcaTCTGAATTCTCTCCCACTCCTATTAAGAACACTTGTTACCCAGCCACCACCAAG GCATGGGCAAAGATGCTGAAAGCTGCGTCGAAACatttcaaaagaaagaagaaagattcCACGGCCTATGTGAAGCGCTCCATCTATTTGAGAGGAGGAAAAACATTTCAAGATGATTAA
- the LOC132181259 gene encoding anthocyanidin 3-O-glucosyltransferase 2-like: MKRAEMVFVPAPGVGHLVSLIEFAKCLLERDDRLSITVLVIKPPLANILDAFIQSIAASHTRIKCILLPPVDPPPGEVFLSSLEKFFTDFIESHKSHVKEAIISSVLSNSIPLAALVVDILCSAMIDVAHELGVPSYVFFPSNAACLGFLLYMPTRHDQVGIEFSESDPESVMPSYVNPVPSSVLPTFAFHKEGGYISMVYHGRKCKEANGILVNSFHELESHAFSSFLADGIPPVYGVGPLINLKGEINSEANEAEHEKIRKWLDDQPPSSVVFLCFGSLGSFSAPQLKETALALERSGHRFIWSVRLESPPGEKVAAPSDSPNLEEVLPVGFLERTREIGMICGWAPQVEVLAHKAIGGFVSHCGWNSILESLWHGVPIAAWPIYAEQQINSFQMVRDLGLAVELKMDYRRGGEVVAAEEIEKAVKCLMDGESEVRKRVKEMSEKSRKAVVNGGSSFASIGRLIESMLGNNVESTL; the protein is encoded by the coding sequence ATGAAGAGAGCAGAGATGGTGTTCGTCCCTGCCCCTGGAGTCGGTCACCTCGTATCCCTAATCGAGTTTGCAAAGTGTTTGCTTGAACGGGATGATCGTCTCTCCATCACCGTTCTCGTCATAAAGCCACCATTGGCGAACATCTTGGATGCCTTCATTCAATCAATCGCTGCCTCCCACACCCGCATAAAATGTATTCTTCTTCCCCCAGTAGATCCTCCTCCGGGAGAGGTTTTCCTCAGCTCTCTGGAAAAATTTTTCACCGATTTCATTGAAAGCCACAAATCCCATGTCAAAGAAGCTATAATCAGCAGTGTGTTATCCAATTCGATTCCGCTTGCTGCGTTGGTGGTGGATATTCTTTGCAGCGCCATGATCGACGTGGCACATGAGCTTGGTGTCCCATCTTATGTGTTCTTCCCTAGTAACGCAGCCTGTCTTGGCTTCTTGCTCTACATGCCGACACGGCATGACCAGGTCGGAATCGAGTTTAGTGAGTCGGATCCTGAGTCAGTCATGCCGAGTTATGTCAATCCGGTTCCTTCTAGCGTTTTGCCTACATTCGCTTTCCACAAAGAAGGTGGCTATATCTCCATGGTTTACCATGGTAGAAAGTGCAAAGAGGCCAACGGTATTCTCGTCAATTCGTTTCATGAGCTGGAATCCCATGCGTTCAGCTCGTTTTTGGCTGATGGGATCCCTCCTGTTTACGGAGTTGGGCCGTTGATTAACCTCAAGGGTGAGATAAATTCGGAGGCGAATGAGGCGGAACATGAGAAGATCAGGAAGTGGCTCGACGATCAGCCTCCATCATCCGTGGTGTTCTTATGCTTTGGGAGCTTGGGGAGCTTCAGTGCGCCGCAGTTGAAGGAGACCGCGCTTGCGCTCGAGCGGAGTGGGCACCGGTTCATCTGGTCCGTGCGTTTGGAATCCCCGCCAGGTGAGAAGGTTGCAGCGCCGTCGGATAGTCCGAATCTCGAGGAGGTCTTACCCGTAGGATTCCTGGAAAGGACGAGAGAAATCGGAATGATATGTGGGTGGGCCCCACAAGTTGAGGTCCTGGCCCACAAGGCAATCGGAGGGTTCGTATCGCATTGTGGGTGGAACTCGATCTTGGAGAGCCTGTGGCATGGCGTGCCTATTGCCGCGTGGCCGATTTACGCGGAGCAGCAAATCAATTCCTTTCAGATGGTGAGGGATCTGGGTTTAGCTGTGGAGCTGAAAATGGATTATAGGCGCGGTGGTGAGGTTGTGGCGGCGGAGGAGATTGAAAAGGCAGTCAAGTGTTTGATGGACGGTGAGAGTGAGGTGAGGAAGAGGGTGAAAGAGATGAGTGAAAAGAGTAGGAAGGCGGTAGTGAACGGCGGATCTTCTTTTGCTTCAATTGGACGGTTGATTGAGAGTATGCTGGGAAACAATGTTGAATCAACCTTGTAG